In a genomic window of Paramicrobacterium chengjingii:
- the hisD gene encoding histidinol dehydrogenase — MLHTIDLRSQDLSRTELVSVLPRPNVDVTVASEAAQTLIDDVRESGTAALLDQAERLDHVRPASVRVDIHAIDRAVHNLDASVRDALTQAIERVRRATTAQVPPQRHTEIGHGASIVQRWQPVDRVGLYVPGGKAVYPSSVIMNAVPAQVAGVRSIALASPAQREFDGGVHPTILAAAGLLGITEVYAMGGAGAIGAFAYGVPDLGLAPVDVVTGPGNIYVAAAKRLVRGQVGIDAEAGTTEILIIADGTANARFVAADLLSQAEHDEAAASILVTDSPRLAHEVAAHLDALVSLTANAERARTALEGPQSAVVLVSDIVTAAELSNAYGPEHLEIHTHDPHGTLEHITSAGAIFIGPFTPVSLGDYMAGSNHVLPTGGQSRFSSGLGAYTFLRPQQIIEYDKAALDVVARPIVDLANSERLPAHGEAVTQRFEE; from the coding sequence ATGCTCCACACTATAGATCTGCGTTCTCAAGACCTCAGTCGAACTGAGCTCGTCAGCGTGCTCCCGCGTCCGAATGTTGATGTCACTGTCGCCAGCGAGGCAGCTCAGACGTTGATCGACGACGTCAGGGAGTCGGGCACGGCGGCTCTCCTCGATCAGGCCGAGCGGCTCGATCATGTGCGTCCCGCATCGGTGCGCGTCGATATCCACGCCATTGATAGGGCAGTGCACAACCTTGACGCTTCTGTTCGCGACGCGCTGACTCAGGCCATCGAGCGAGTGCGACGTGCGACAACGGCTCAGGTGCCACCGCAACGTCACACAGAGATCGGGCATGGCGCGTCCATCGTTCAGCGGTGGCAACCGGTCGACCGCGTCGGGCTTTACGTGCCCGGAGGTAAGGCGGTTTACCCATCGAGCGTCATCATGAATGCTGTGCCGGCGCAGGTAGCGGGTGTGCGATCAATAGCACTCGCATCACCAGCCCAGCGCGAGTTCGATGGGGGAGTGCACCCCACTATTCTTGCGGCCGCCGGTCTGCTGGGTATCACTGAGGTGTACGCCATGGGCGGAGCAGGTGCCATCGGCGCGTTCGCGTATGGTGTTCCCGATCTCGGCCTTGCGCCGGTTGACGTAGTTACGGGACCGGGAAATATTTACGTCGCTGCTGCAAAACGACTTGTTCGCGGACAGGTCGGTATTGATGCTGAGGCAGGAACGACGGAGATCCTGATCATCGCGGACGGCACGGCGAACGCCCGCTTCGTCGCCGCTGATCTCCTGAGCCAGGCGGAGCACGATGAGGCAGCGGCATCCATTCTTGTGACGGATTCGCCACGTCTCGCTCACGAGGTGGCCGCGCACCTCGACGCCCTCGTGTCGCTCACGGCAAACGCCGAACGGGCGCGCACAGCTTTGGAAGGCCCCCAATCGGCGGTCGTTCTCGTCTCCGATATCGTGACAGCGGCCGAGCTGAGCAACGCCTACGGCCCGGAGCATCTTGAAATTCACACCCACGATCCGCACGGCACACTCGAGCACATCACATCGGCTGGCGCGATCTTTATCGGACCGTTCACCCCGGTGAGCCTTGGCGACTATATGGCGGGCTCCAATCACGTGCTGCCAACGGGCGGACAATCGAGGTTCTCTTCGGGACTCGGCGCGTACACGTTCCTTCGACCGCAGCAGATCATCGAATACGATAAGGCTGCGCTCGATGTCGTCGCGCGGCCGATTGTCGATCTGGCAAACTCCGAGCGCCTGCCTGCTCACGGCGAAGCTGTCACACAGCGCTTCGAGGAGTGA
- the nrdR gene encoding transcriptional regulator NrdR, with translation MHCPFCRHPDSRVIDSRTSDDGLSIRRRRQCPECGRRFSTTETSSLNVIKRSGVVESFSRDKVVAGVRKACQGRPVTDSDLAVLAQRVEEAIRQTGTSQIEANDIGLAILTPLRELDEVAYLRFASVYQAFDSLDDFEDSIAALRREHEASTTADSDREAL, from the coding sequence ATGCACTGTCCGTTCTGCCGCCACCCCGATTCGCGCGTCATTGATTCGCGTACCAGTGATGACGGCCTCTCCATTCGTCGGCGCCGCCAGTGCCCCGAATGCGGACGCCGCTTCAGCACGACGGAAACGTCGAGTCTCAACGTGATCAAGCGCAGCGGCGTAGTCGAGTCGTTTAGCAGAGACAAGGTCGTCGCTGGTGTCCGCAAAGCTTGTCAAGGCAGGCCTGTCACCGACTCCGATCTCGCTGTGCTGGCGCAGCGCGTCGAGGAGGCGATCCGTCAGACCGGAACATCCCAGATCGAGGCAAACGACATCGGATTGGCGATTCTCACGCCGCTTCGTGAGCTTGACGAGGTTGCCTACCTCCGGTTCGCGAGCGTGTATCAGGCGTTTGACTCGCTTGACGACTTTGAAGATTCGATTGCTGCGCTACGGCGCGAGCACGAGGCCTCAACGACAGCCGATTCAGACAGAGAAGCTCTGTGA
- a CDS encoding quinone-dependent dihydroorotate dehydrogenase, whose product MYRFLFTAFLSKLDPEDAHYLAFLAIRLLPRIGLGALVARFTRPDPSLQVTTLGRTFSSPFGVAAGFDKNAEAIAGLGQLGFGHVEVGTVTARPQPGNPRPRLFRLIPDRAIVNRMGFNNAGAADAAPRLVRAHRRRARPVIGVNIGKSRVVDVADATEDYVASCRMVARLADYLVVNVSSPNTPGLRGLQEIDLLEPLLKRLNEESGDTPLLVKIAPDLTDDDVTQICELVVRVGLAGIVATNTTLSRDGLATESSVIENAGAGGLSGAPLATRSLEVLHLIRAAVPAEMCVISVGGVENGNDVAERCAAGATLVQGYSGFIYEGPFWAHRINRELAALLRQG is encoded by the coding sequence GTGTATCGTTTTCTGTTTACGGCGTTTCTATCGAAGCTCGATCCGGAAGATGCACACTACTTAGCGTTTTTGGCGATCCGACTCTTGCCGCGGATAGGCCTCGGTGCGCTGGTAGCGCGTTTCACCCGACCAGACCCGTCTCTGCAGGTGACGACGCTCGGGCGAACGTTCTCGTCACCGTTCGGTGTGGCCGCGGGATTCGACAAGAACGCCGAGGCGATCGCTGGCCTCGGTCAGCTCGGTTTCGGTCACGTCGAGGTAGGAACCGTGACGGCACGACCGCAACCGGGTAATCCACGTCCGCGATTGTTTCGTCTCATACCCGACCGTGCGATCGTCAACCGAATGGGATTCAATAACGCGGGAGCAGCGGATGCCGCGCCACGGCTCGTGCGGGCACATCGGCGACGTGCGCGCCCGGTCATCGGTGTCAACATCGGCAAGAGTCGCGTCGTCGACGTTGCTGACGCCACTGAGGACTATGTGGCCAGCTGTCGCATGGTCGCGCGACTGGCGGACTATCTCGTGGTGAACGTTTCCTCGCCGAACACACCGGGGCTACGCGGGCTCCAAGAAATCGACCTTCTCGAGCCGCTTCTCAAGCGACTCAACGAGGAATCCGGTGACACTCCTTTGCTCGTCAAGATCGCGCCAGATCTTACAGACGATGACGTGACACAGATCTGTGAGCTTGTCGTTCGCGTTGGGCTCGCCGGAATCGTCGCCACGAACACGACGCTGTCACGTGACGGGCTTGCGACCGAATCGTCGGTCATCGAGAACGCTGGGGCCGGCGGACTCTCGGGCGCCCCGCTTGCGACGCGTTCGCTTGAGGTGCTCCACCTCATCAGAGCGGCGGTTCCCGCCGAGATGTGCGTGATCTCCGTTGGCGGCGTCGAAAACGGCAACGACGTCGCAGAACGCTGCGCGGCTGGTGCGACGCTCGTTCAGGGCTACAGCGGCTTCATCTACGAGGGGCCGTTCTGGGCCCACCGCATCAACCGTGAGTTGGCAGCCCTCCTTCGGCAGGGCTGA
- a CDS encoding DUF3043 domain-containing protein, translated as MSKNTSDETPHTVQNEDAVAADGKKGTPTPKRSNQVAANKRPLVPNDRKEARKRGREQMAVQRERARVGMANGEERYLPERDRGPQKRFIRDWIDSRTSLSEFMLPFMFLVIVATFIPFPQIQVYGMFALWVFFFIMVIECVLAGLRIRKNLREKFGESRVERGVRWYAAMRMIQMRKLRLPKPQVARGEQPS; from the coding sequence GTGAGCAAGAATACTTCAGACGAAACACCACACACCGTTCAGAACGAGGATGCTGTCGCTGCCGATGGCAAAAAGGGCACTCCGACGCCCAAGCGCAGCAACCAGGTTGCTGCGAACAAGCGCCCCCTCGTACCGAACGACCGCAAAGAGGCGCGTAAGCGCGGCCGAGAGCAAATGGCCGTGCAGCGCGAACGTGCCCGTGTGGGCATGGCGAACGGCGAGGAACGCTACCTGCCCGAGCGAGACCGTGGTCCGCAGAAGCGCTTCATTCGTGACTGGATCGACTCGCGCACGAGTCTCAGCGAGTTCATGCTTCCGTTCATGTTTCTCGTGATCGTCGCCACATTCATCCCTTTCCCGCAGATTCAGGTGTACGGGATGTTTGCCCTGTGGGTGTTTTTCTTCATCATGGTGATCGAATGCGTTCTTGCGGGGCTCCGCATTCGCAAGAACCTTCGCGAGAAGTTCGGTGAATCACGAGTCGAACGCGGGGTGCGGTGGTATGCCGCGATGCGCATGATCCAGATGCGCAAACTTCGTCTGCCAAAACCTCAGGTAGCGCGCGGCGAGCAGCCCAGCTGA